A stretch of the Xiphophorus couchianus chromosome 15, X_couchianus-1.0, whole genome shotgun sequence genome encodes the following:
- the otofa gene encoding otoferlin isoform X1, giving the protein MMSLVVHLKTAAHLRGKGDRIAKVTFRGLPLYSRIAENCGEVAHFNETFRWPIASRLDQNEMLEVQVYNYSKVFTNRLVGTFCMVLQKVAEEGHLELTDTLIDDNNMSIKTSVTIDIRYQPMDGTGGMWSDGEFLDVPDDRDGMFAFETDSLLSGQSHGSGTSPGRSLQGSIPTFRKAGRGVFSAMKLGKTKCSKDDHKRGDEPAVLEMEDLDKKAMRLAGMLEPDTISLASVTAVTTNVSNKRSKPDIKMEPSSGRPVDYQISITVIEARQLIGLNMDPVVCVEVGDDKKYTSMKESTNCPYYNEYFVFDFHVPPDVMFDKIIKLSVIHSKNLLRSGTLVGTFKMDVGTVYSQPEHQFYHKWAVLSDPDDITAGCKGYVKCDIAVVGKGDNIKTPHKANETDEDDIEGNLLLPEGIPAERQWARFYVKIHRAEGLPKMNTSIMANVKKAFIGENRDLVDPYVQVQFSGQKGKTSVQKSSYEPIWNEQVIFTELFPPLCKRIKVQIRDSDKVNDVAIGTHFVDLRKISNDGDKGFLPTLGPAWVNMYGSTRQYTLMDEHQDLNDGLGEGVSFRARLLISVAVEILDTTSPEIICSTDVQVEPVSNISESATGKMEEFFLFGSFLEATMIDRKIGDKPISFEITIGNYGNHIDGVSKSSSVKKKKKEDENQEEENELIQNSSEDEADEDADLTSVSSTPPMKPFITDRNYFHLPYFEKKPCVYIKSWWQDQRRRLYNSNMMDKIADKLEEGLNDVQEIIKTEKAFPERRLRGALEELTIGCSRYVTLANKDVNLAGRTKLDRERLKSCMREMDSMGQQAKQIRTQVKKNTVKEKLKLAQNFLQRLRFLADEPQHSIPDVFIWMMSNNKRIAYARIPSKDILFSVVDEETGKDCGKVKAVFLKLPGKKGFGPAGWTVQAKLELYLWLGLNKSRKDFLNGLPNGFEEIRATKTGHGLPPVTLVYDMKQVFQLRAHMYQARSLFAADSSGLSDPFARVFFSSQSQVTEVLNETLCPTWDQLLVFDDVELFGEATELRDDPPIIVVEFYDQDTVGKAEFIGRTFAKPTIKMCDEPYGPPRFPPQLEYYQIYRGNSIAGELLAAFELLQIPFDAEEIRRALIAVHDFAVPQIKVGPGGRADLPPLEGPTDSERGPILPVPLGIRPVLSRYRIEVLFWGLRDLKRINLAQVDRPRVDIECAGRGVQSVLIQNYKKNPNFSTLVKWFEVDLPENELLHPPLNIRVVDCRAFGRYILVGSHAVSTLRHFIYSPPDKSCNNWASAAKLMNGYMVLTNGCSQARSSPSFSSRTFSRPAGDISVNLEAEPPIRKMDTVVKLDAMSDAVVKVDMNEDESDKEKKKKKKKKKGGVEEEEETDERVLDWWSKYFASIETLKENLRSQEAAQAEAEEREDLEIAAEAAEIRPDDLHLKGSKMRERFKEKKSSKQKRSHAADSSEKRPPKARVDELVVYNKELESEYGNFEDWLHTFNLYRGKAGDDDEHALDDDRIVGRFKGSLCMYKVPLSQEITRETGYDPNMGMFQSIPHNDPIHVLVRVYVVRATDLHPADINGKADPYIAIKLGKSEIKDKENYISKQLNPVFGKSFDIEATFPMESMLTVSVYDWDLVGTDDLIGETKIDLENRFYSKFRATCGIASNYSMHGYNIWRDPMKPSQILAKLCKEGKIDGPHYGPGGKVKVANRIFTGPTEIEDENGLKKQTEEHLALSVLNHWEEIPRVGCKLVPEHVETRPLLNPDKPGIEQGRLEMWVDMFPMDMPAPGPAIDTSPRKPKSFELRVIIWNTDDVILEDDAFLTGEKMSDIYVRGWLKGQQEDKQDTDVHYHSLTGEGNFNWRFVFPFDYLVAEEKIVISKKESMFSWDETEYKIPARLTMQVWDADHFSADDFLGAIELDLNRFPRGAKTAKQCNLDMIRNEQELPTISIFKQKRVKGWWPFVARDENDEMELTGKVEAELHLVTAEEAEKSPVGLGRNEPDPLEKPNRPDTSLMWFLGPLKSLRYFIWHNYRWLILKALGLILLLLMLGLFLYSIPGYLVKKILGA; this is encoded by the exons AGCAGGGAGAGGAGTTTTCTCAGCCATGAAACTTGGCAAGACAAAATGCTCGAAAGACGACCATAAAAGAGGAG ATGAACCAGCCGTCCTGGAAATGGAAGATCTGGATAAGAAAGCCATGCGTCTTGCTGGAATGCTGGAGCCGGACACCATATCTTTGGCCTCAGTGACTGCTGTCACGACTAATGTTTCCAATAAAAG gtcAAAGCCAGATATCAAGATGGAGCCAAGCTCTGGAAGACCCGTTGATTATCAG ATCAGTATCACAGTAATTGAGGCTCGGCAGCTAATAGGCCTGAACATGGATCCTGTGGTGTGTGTGGAGGTTGGAGATGACAAGAAATATACATCCATGAAGGAGTCCACCAACTGTCCGTACTATAATGAG tattttgtctTCGATTTCCACGTCCCACCAGATGTCATGTTTGACAAGATCATCAAGCTCTCG GTTATTCATTCTAAAAACCTTTTAAGAAGCGGGACGTTGGTGGGAACCTTTAAGATGGATGTTGGGACTGTTTACTCTCAACCTG AACACCAGTTCTACCACAAATGGGCCGTCCTATCTGATCCCGATGACATCACAGCGGGGTGCAAAGGATATGTAAAGTGTGACATTGCAGTTGTCGGGAAAGGTGATAACATCAAGACGCCGCATAAAGCCAATGAGACGGATGAGGATGACATAGAAGG AAATCTGCTCCTCCCAGAAGGCATCCCAGCAGAGAGGCAATGGGCGAGATTTTATGTGAAGATCCACCGAGCTGAAGGACTTCCTAAAATGAACACCAGCATCATGGCGAATGTGAAAAAGGCTTTTATTGGAGAGAACAGAGACCTTGTTGACCCCTATGTTCAAGTGCAGTTTTCTGGGCAAAag GGAAAGACTTCGGTCCAGAAGAGCAGCTATGAACCAATCTGGAACGAGCAAGTCATCTTCACAGAGCTGTTCCCTCCTCTTTGCAAGAGGATCAAGGTGCAGATTAGAGACTCGGATAAGGTCAATGACGTTGCCATAGGAACCCACTTCGTCGATCTACGGAAGATCTCAAATGATGGTGATAAAG GTTTTTTGCCCACCCTGGGTCCAGCCTGGGTCAACATGTACGGCTCCACTCGTCAGTACACTCTGATGGATGAGCACCAGGACCTAAACGATGGTCTCGGCGAAGGTGTGTCCTTCAGAGCACGCCTCCTTATTTCGGTAGCCGTGGAGATCCTGGACACTACGTCGCCTGAAATCATCTGCTCAACTGATGTTCAGGTGGAGCCTGTCTCCAACATCTCAGAG aGTGCCACAGGGAAAATGGAGGAGTTCTTCTTGTTTGGTTCGTTTCTGGAGGCTACTATGATCGACAGAAAGATTGGTGACAAACCGATAAGTTTTGAAATTACAATAG GAAATTATGGCAACCACATTGATGGCGTGAGCAAATCCTCCtctgtgaagaagaaaaagaaggaagacGAGAATCAGGAGGAGGAAAATGAGCTGATCCAAAACTCCAGTGAGGATGAGGCTGATGAAGATGCGGACCTCACCTCAGTCTCCTCGACTCCTCCCATGAAGCCTTTCATCACAGACAG AAACTACTTCCATCTGCCCTACTTTGAAAAGAAGCCATGTGTCTACATCAAGAGCTGGTGGCAGGATCAGAGGAGACGGCTTTATAATTCAAACATGATGGATAAGATTGCAGACAAGTTG GAAGAGGGCTTGAATGATGTTCAAGAGATCATTAAGACAGAGAAGGCCTTTCCGGAGCGCAGACTCAGGGGAGCTTTGGAGGAGCTCACAATTGGATGCAG TCGGTATGTGACACTTGCCAACAAAGATGTGAACCTAGCAGGCAGAACTAAGCTTGATCGAGAGCGGCTCAAGTCATGCATGAGAGAGATG GACAGCATGGGACAGCAGGCCAAGCAGATTCGCACACAGGTGAAGAAAAACACggtgaaagaaaaactcaagCTGGCGCAGAACTTCCTGCAGAGACTCCGTTTCCTTGCCGACGAG CCTCAGCACAGCATCCCAGATGTTTTCATCTGGATGATGAGTAACAACAAGCGCATCGCCTATGCCCGAATTCCTTCCAAAGACATTCTGTTCTCTGTGGTGGATGAAGAGACTGGCAAAGACTGTGGAAAAGTCAAAGCAGTCTTCCTCAAG CTGCCTGGTAAAAAGGGGTTTGGCCCTGCTGGCTGGACAGTCCAGGCTAAGCTGGAGTTATATCTGTGGCTCGGCCTCAACAAGAGCCGGAAGGACTTCCTAAATGGTCTCCCGAATGGTTTTGAAGAGATCAGAGCCACCAAAACAGGCCATGGGCTTCCTCCAGTCACCCTCGTCTATGACA TGAAGCAGGTGTTTCAGCTCCGAGCTCACATGTACCAGGCCCGCAGTCTGTTTGCTGCTGACAGCAGTGGGCTTTCAGACCCCTTCGCCCgggttttcttttcctcacaaAGCCAGGTTACTGAG GTTCTAAATGAGACGCTCTGCCCCACGTGGGaccagctgctggtgtttgatGATGTCGAGCTGTTCGGAGAGGCTACTGAGCTCAGAGACGACCCTCCAATCATTGTTGTTGAATTCTATGACCAAGACACTGTG GGAAAGGCAGAGTTTATAGGTCGGACGTTTGCAAAGCCCACCATTAAGATGTGTGACGAGCCTTATGGACCCCCAAGGTTCCCCCCACAGCTGGAGTATTACCAGATATACAGAGGGAACAGCATTGCAGGAGAGCTGCTGGCTGCTTTCGAGCTACTGCAG ATACCTTTTGATGCGGAGGAGATCAGGCGAGCTCTAATCGCTGTCCATGACTTTGCTGTTCCTCAAATAAAG GTTGGTCCAGGGGGCAGGGCTGACCTTCCTCCCCTCGAAGGGCCGACGGACTCAGAGCGCGGACCCATCCTTCCTGTTCCCCTGGGCATACGTCCCGTCCTGAGTCGCTACCGCATAGAG GTATTATTCTGGGGATTAAGGGACCTGAAAAGGATCAATTTGGCCCAAGTTGATCGACCCCGGGTGGATATCGAGTGTGCAGGTCGAGGAGTTCAATCTGTCCTCATTCAGAACTACAAGAAGAATCCCAACTTCAGCACCCTGGTCAAATGGTTTGAAGTG GACCTGCCAGAAAATGAGCTTCTCCATCCTCCTCTTAACATCCGGGTGGTGGACTGCAGAGCATTCGGACGCTACATCCTGGTGGGGTCCCACGCTGTTTCCACcctcagacattttatttacagtccTCCAGACAAAAGCTGCAACAATTGGGCCTCTGCAG CTAAGCTAATGAATGGCTACATGGTTCTAACCAATGGCTGCTCCCAAGCTCGCTCATCACCCAGCTTTTCTTCCCGCACCTTCTCTCGTCCCGCAGGTGACATCTCCGTCAACCTAGAAGCCGAACCCCCAATCCGAAAGATGGACACAGTTGTCAAGTTGGACGCT ATGTCTGATGCTGTTGTAAAAGTTGACATG AACGAAGACGAgagtgacaaagaaaaaaagaagaagaaaaagaagaagaagggaggagtagaggaggaggaagagacggATGAGCGAGTGCTGGACTGGTGGTCCAAGTATTTTGCCTCCATTGAGACGCTGAAGGAG AACCTCAGATCCCAGGAAGCAGCTCAAgcagaggcagaggagagagaagacCTCGAGATAGCAGCTGAGGCAGCAG AAATCAGACCCGATGACCTCCATCTAAAAGGCTCCAAAATGAGAGAAAGGTTCAAAGAGAAGAAGAGCTCCAAGCAGAAGAGGAGTCATGCTGCGGACAGCTCAGAGAAGCGACCCCCTAAAGCAAGAGTGGATGAGCTAGTG GTGTACAACAAAGAGCTGGAGAGTGAGTACGGCAACTTTGAGGATTGGCTTCACACGTTCAACTTGTACAGAGGAAAAGCTGGAGATGATGACGAACACGCCCTGGATGATGACAGGATTGTAGGCAGATTCAAG GGCTCTTTATGTATGTACAAAGTACCACTTTCTCAGGAGATTACAAGAGAAACTGGGTATGATCCCAATATGGGGATGTTCCAGAGCATTCCGCATAACGACCCCATCCACGTTCTTGTTCGTGTCTATGTGGTCAGG GCCACAGACCTTCATCCAGCTGATATCAATGGGAAGGCTGATCCATACATCGCCATTAAGCTGGGCAAATCAGAAATCAAAGACAAAGAGAACTACATCTCCAAGCAGCTCAACCCTGTATTTGGCAA ATCCTTTGACATCGAAGCCACCTTCCCCATGGAGTCGATGTTGACAGTGTCTGTGTATGACTGGGATTTGGTCGGCACAGACGACCTGATTGGAGAAACAAAGATTGACCTAGAGAATCGGTTTTACAGCAAATTTAGAGCCACTTGTGGCATTGCGTCCAACTATTCTAT GCATGGTTACAACATTTGGCGTGATCCTATGAAACCCAGCCAGATCCTAGCTAAGCTCTGTAAGGAAGGGAAGATCGATGGACCTCATTATGGGCCTGGAGGCAAAGTCAAAGTCGCAAATCGAATCTTTACTGGACCAACAGAAATAGAGGATGAAAATG GTCTGAAGAAGCAAACAGAGGAGCATTTAGCCCTGAGCGTGTTGAACCACTGGGAGGAGATCCCAAGAGTCGGCTGCAAGCTTGTTCCTGAACATGTGGAGACCAGACCTCTTCTGAACCCGGACAAACCTGGAATCGAACAG GGGCGACTTGAGATGTGGGTGGACATGTTTCCAATGGATATGCCCGCTCCTGGACCTGCAATTGATACATCACCACGGAAACCAAAGAG TTTTGAGCTCCGTGTTATTATTTGGAACACTGATGACGTAATTCTAGAGGACGATGCTTTCTTGACAGGAGAGAAGATGTCTGACATCTATGTCAGGGG ATGGCTGAAAGGGCAGCAGGAAGACAAACAGGACACAGATGTGCATTACCATTCCCTAACTGGTGAGGGCAACTTCAACTGGCGCTTTGTCTTCCCATTCGATTACCTCGTGGCTGAGGAGAAGATCGTCATCTCTAAGAAAGAGTCCATGTTCTCCTGGGACGAAACTGAATACAAGATCCCTGCTCGTCTCACAATGCAGGTCTGGGATGCCGACCACTTTTCTGCTGATGACTTTCTCG GGGCTATTGAACTGGACCTGAACAGGTTCCCCCGCGGTGCAAAGACAGCCAAGCAGTGCAACCTCGACATGATCCGAAATGAGCAAGAGCTTCCCACCATTTCTATCTTCAAGCAGAAAAGGGTCAAAGGCTGGTGGCCTTTTGTGGCACGTGATGAGAACGACGAGATGGAGCTCACA GGTAAAGTTGAGGCTGAGCTTCACCTTGTGACTgcagaggaagcagagaaaaGTCCTGTGGGACTGGGGAGAAATGAGCCGGACCCACTGGAGAAACCAAA CCGTCCGGATACGAGTCTAATGTGGTTTCTGGGCCCTCTGAAGTCACTTCGTTACTTCATCTGGCACAACTACCGCTGGCTGATCCTCAAGGCTCTGGGGCTGATACTGCTGCTGCTCATGCTGGGCCTCTTCCTCTACTCCATCCCTGGCTACCTTGTCAAGAAGATCCTGGGGGCCTGA